CGTCTCGACGTCCCGACCGGCCACGACCATGTGATCGGGGGAGTAGGTGTGGTCGATGCGGGCCACGTCCTGCTCGATGATCGGGCCCTCGTCCAGATCCGGCGTCACGTAGTGCGCGGTCGCACCGATCAGCTTCACGCCGCGGTCGTGCGCCTGGTGATAAGGGCGAGCACCCTTGAAGCTGGGCAGGAACGAATGGTGGATGTTGATCGCACGGCCCTCCAAGGTGCGGCACAGGTTGTCCGACAGCACCTGCATGTAGCGGGCGAGCACCACCAACTCGACGTCGTACTCCTGGACGAGTTCGAGGATGCGCGTCTCCGACTGCGCCTTCGTCTGCGCCGTCACCGGGATGTGGTGGAAGGGGATGTCATGGGTGGCGACGGTCTTCTGGAACGTCAGGTGGTTCGATCCCACCGCGACGATCTCGAGCGGCAACGAACCCACCTGCTGCCGGAACAACAGGTCGTTGAGGCAATGGCCGAGTTTGGACACCAGCACCAGTGCCCGGATCGGCTTCCCGGCCGGCCACAGGCCCCATTCCATGCCGAATTCAGTTGCCACTGAGGTGAACCCGTCCTGCAGCGTGTCCAGTGAGTGCTTCTCGCACCGGAACACCAACCGGATGAAGAAGCGCCCGGTGGACGGGTCCTCGAACTGTTGGCACTCGTTGATGTTCGCGCCCTGCTCGACGAGGTAACCGGTCATCGCGTGGACGATCCCGGGTCGGTCGACGCACGTCGCGGTGAGGACGAAGTCGGACGGGTCGGACGGGTCGGACGGGTCGGACGGGTGGGTGCCCACAGTTGCTCCTACGGAAGGGTGAGGCCCCGAAGATAGGTCATCGCAGCGGTGAGGACGGTGTCGGACCAGGGTGAAAGAGTGTGCCCCATGAGTTCAGTGCCCCCGCTCGTGCTGATCA
This is a stretch of genomic DNA from Yimella lutea. It encodes these proteins:
- the purU gene encoding formyltetrahydrofolate deformylase — protein: MGTHPSDPSDPSDPSDFVLTATCVDRPGIVHAMTGYLVEQGANINECQQFEDPSTGRFFIRLVFRCEKHSLDTLQDGFTSVATEFGMEWGLWPAGKPIRALVLVSKLGHCLNDLLFRQQVGSLPLEIVAVGSNHLTFQKTVATHDIPFHHIPVTAQTKAQSETRILELVQEYDVELVVLARYMQVLSDNLCRTLEGRAINIHHSFLPSFKGARPYHQAHDRGVKLIGATAHYVTPDLDEGPIIEQDVARIDHTYSPDHMVVAGRDVETQVLARALTWHAEHRVFLNGSSTVVLR